In one Fundulus heteroclitus isolate FHET01 chromosome 3, MU-UCD_Fhet_4.1, whole genome shotgun sequence genomic region, the following are encoded:
- the LOC118557762 gene encoding macrophage mannose receptor 1-like, which produces MKGLLLLLSMAVFGFEAKLHITIYIPSRKLTWYDARQYCQDKYLDIVNWETIDPDLLTKFLQEENLDDVWIGLHKDPHQLSVLNGLNVKTGEDLTGDGVSDSNYLAYGASCSSYNSITKTLKSILCITELPFVCYADNLVVVNEHKTWEDALSHCRELTTASSKYDLLSIASSSDYGYLSDRINGATTEEVWMGLRFLGGEWWWSDGETLDPQGTLQDCPSQWEHCGTISKYNTAKWLTRDCSERRNFVCSYEEVAEQVK; this is translated from the exons ATGAAAGGGCTGCTACTCCTCCTCTCCATGGCTGTGTTTGGCTTTGAAGCAAAGCTACACATAACCATTTATATTCCTTCTCGGAAACTTACATGGTACGACGCAAGACAGTACTGCCAGGATAAATATTTGGACATAGTCAACTGGGAGACGATAGACCCAGACCTGCTGACTAAGTTCTTGCAGGAAGAGAACCTCGATGATGTCTGGATTGGTTTACACAAGGATCCTCACCAACTGTCGGTCTTGAATGGGCTCAATGTAAA AACTGGTGAAGACTTGACAGGAGATGGTGTCTCTGACAGCAACTACTTGGCCTATGGTGCAAGCTGTAGCTCTTATAACAGCATAACTAAAACGTTGAAAAGCATCTTGTGCATTACAGAGCTTCCCTTTGTCTGCTATGCTGACAACCTGGTTGTAGTCAATGAACATAAAACATGGGAGGACGCTCTTAGCCATTGCAGGGAACTGACAACTGCGTCTTCCAAATATGACCTCCTGAGCATTGCCAGCTCTTCTGACTACGGTTACCTCAGCGATCGGATCAACGGAGCCACCACCGAGGAG GTTTGGATGGGCTTGCGCTTTCTGGGAGGGGAGTGGTGGTGGTCCGATGGTGAGACGCTGGACCCCCAAGGTACGCTGCAGGACTGCCCGAGCCAGTGGGAACACTGTGGCACCATCTCCAAATATAACACAGCTAAGTGGCTCACCAGAGACTGCTCAGAAAGAAGGAACTTCGTCTGCTCTTATGAAGAAGTAGCTGAACAGGTTAAATAG